A single region of the Thermodesulfatator indicus DSM 15286 genome encodes:
- the rpsC gene encoding 30S ribosomal protein S3, translating to MGQKVNPIGLRIGITRTWDSRWFAKGDFPKFVHEDYRIRRFIKDRLKHAGISKIEIERAANKVRIIIHTARPGIVIGKKGVEIEALKKELEKLTGGKEIHVDIVEVRRPELDAQLVAENIATQLERRVSFRRAMKRAVALAMRFGAQGIRVQCKGRLGGAEIARKEWYREGRVPLHTLRADIDYGFAEANTKYGVIGVKVWLFKGEVLPEKGEMAPLNI from the coding sequence TTGGGTCAGAAAGTAAATCCCATAGGATTGAGAATAGGGATAACCAGGACTTGGGATTCCCGCTGGTTTGCTAAAGGCGATTTTCCTAAGTTTGTACATGAAGATTACCGTATACGCCGTTTTATAAAAGACCGGCTTAAACATGCGGGGATTTCTAAAATAGAAATTGAGCGGGCGGCCAATAAAGTACGCATTATTATACACACAGCTCGCCCGGGTATTGTCATCGGTAAAAAAGGTGTTGAAATAGAAGCCCTTAAAAAAGAGCTTGAGAAGCTTACTGGTGGCAAAGAAATTCATGTAGATATTGTTGAAGTTCGTCGCCCAGAGCTAGATGCCCAGTTGGTGGCGGAAAATATAGCTACTCAGCTTGAGCGCCGTGTTTCTTTTAGGCGGGCTATGAAAAGGGCCGTAGCCTTAGCTATGCGGTTTGGAGCCCAAGGCATAAGAGTCCAGTGTAAAGGGCGTCTTGGTGGTGCAGAGATTGCTCGTAAAGAGTGGTATCGCGAAGGTCGAGTGCCTCTTCATACTTTGCGGGCAGATATTGATTACGGTTTCGCTGAAGCTAACACCAAATACGGTGTTATTGGAGTAAAGGTCTGGTTATTTAAAGGTGAAGTTTTACCTGAAAAAGGGGAAATGGCGCCTCTTAATATCTAG
- the rplP gene encoding 50S ribosomal protein L16 — MHLQPRKVKYRKQQKGRNRGKAWRGNAVSFGEFGLRALEHCWLTSQQIEAGRVAIVRCAKKGAKIWIRVFPDKPITKKPAETRMGKGKGSVEGWVAVIKPGRIIYEVEGVPEEVAREALRLAADKLPIKCKIVSREDRV, encoded by the coding sequence ATGCATTTACAACCGCGTAAAGTTAAATATCGTAAACAACAAAAAGGACGTAACCGCGGAAAGGCCTGGCGCGGAAACGCAGTATCTTTTGGAGAATTTGGTCTCCGTGCCCTTGAGCACTGCTGGCTTACTTCCCAGCAGATTGAAGCAGGTCGTGTGGCCATAGTGCGTTGCGCCAAAAAGGGGGCCAAGATCTGGATCAGGGTCTTTCCCGACAAGCCTATAACTAAAAAGCCTGCTGAAACCCGTATGGGGAAAGGTAAAGGTAGTGTAGAAGGCTGGGTAGCGGTTATTAAGCCTGGCCGTATTATTTATGAGGTTGAAGGTGTGCCTGAAGAGGTAGCGCGGGAGGCATTGCGGCTTGCGGCAGATAAGCTCCCTATCAAGTGTAAGATTGTTTCTCGGGAGGACAGGGTATGA
- the rpmC gene encoding 50S ribosomal protein L29, with amino-acid sequence MKPKELRRLSVVELQDKLRELREELFNLRFQKSIHQLENPMRIRQVKRDIARILTIMREKELQGKTS; translated from the coding sequence ATGAAACCTAAGGAGCTTCGTCGTTTGTCAGTGGTGGAACTTCAAGACAAGCTGCGTGAATTAAGAGAGGAGCTTTTTAATTTGCGCTTTCAGAAGTCTATACACCAGCTTGAGAATCCTATGAGGATTAGACAGGTAAAAAGAGATATTGCCAGAATTCTTACTATTATGCGTGAAAAAGAATTACAGGGAAAAACTTCATAG
- the rpsQ gene encoding 30S ribosomal protein S17, with translation MAEKAKKGIKRFVGIVVSDKMDKTVVVAVERLKMHPIYKKYIKRRKKFMAHDEENACRVGDKVLIEETRPLSRHKRWRVKSIIERAKVLDKGTEEKAQEEA, from the coding sequence ATGGCAGAGAAAGCTAAAAAAGGAATAAAGCGTTTTGTAGGAATAGTGGTGAGCGACAAGATGGACAAAACCGTGGTAGTAGCGGTTGAACGTCTTAAGATGCATCCAATTTATAAAAAATACATTAAAAGACGTAAAAAGTTCATGGCCCATGATGAAGAAAATGCCTGTCGGGTGGGCGATAAGGTTTTAATTGAAGAAACAAGACCTCTTTCCCGTCACAAAAGATGGCGCGTAAAAAGTATTATTGAACGGGCCAAAGTATTAGACAAAGGCACAGAAGAAAAGGCCCAAGAGGAAGCTTAG
- the rplN gene encoding 50S ribosomal protein L14, with protein sequence MIQQQSYLNVADNSGAKKIMCIRVLGGAGRRYARIGDVIIASVKEALPNSKVKAGDVVRAVVVRTKKEQPRPDGTLIRFDENAAVLINQWGEPIGTRIFGPVGRELRSKRFMKIISLAPEVL encoded by the coding sequence ATGATTCAGCAACAGTCATATTTAAACGTCGCGGATAACTCTGGAGCTAAAAAAATAATGTGCATTCGGGTGCTAGGAGGAGCTGGCCGGCGTTATGCTCGCATCGGAGACGTGATTATTGCTTCAGTAAAAGAAGCTCTTCCGAACTCCAAAGTTAAAGCTGGAGATGTTGTACGGGCGGTTGTGGTTCGCACCAAAAAAGAACAACCACGCCCTGATGGCACCTTAATAAGGTTTGATGAAAATGCGGCAGTGTTAATCAACCAGTGGGGTGAACCTATTGGAACCCGTATCTTTGGACCAGTAGGTCGTGAGTTGCGTTCTAAAAGATTTATGAAGATTATTTCGCTTGCGCCAGAAGTTCTTTAA
- the rplX gene encoding 50S ribosomal protein L24: MRFFRSKQRRDIKPHQVKVHIRKNDQVVVITGKDKGKIGKVLQVFPRRQRAIVEGVNIVKRHMKPTPYTEGGIVEKPAPVHISNLMVFCPKCNKGVKVGRKFLEDGTKVRVCKKCGEIIEAKE, translated from the coding sequence ATGCGATTTTTTAGAAGTAAGCAGAGAAGAGATATTAAACCGCATCAGGTTAAGGTTCATATTAGAAAGAATGATCAGGTAGTAGTTATTACGGGAAAAGACAAAGGTAAGATTGGAAAGGTTTTACAGGTCTTTCCCAGAAGGCAGCGGGCTATAGTAGAAGGGGTGAATATTGTTAAGAGACATATGAAGCCTACCCCTTATACTGAAGGCGGAATTGTAGAAAAGCCTGCTCCGGTTCATATTTCCAATCTTATGGTGTTTTGCCCTAAGTGTAATAAAGGGGTAAAAGTTGGACGTAAGTTTTTGGAAGATGGCACTAAGGTTCGTGTGTGTAAAAAATGTGGAGAGATTATAGAGGCGAAGGAGTAG
- the rplE gene encoding 50S ribosomal protein L5 has translation MSWLKQYYEEEVVPKLMEKFGYKNKLEVPRLKKIVLNMGLGEAVQNPKIIDQAVEELAIIAGQRPSIRRARKSIAAFKLREGMPIGVMVTLRKNRMYDFFTRLVNVALPRVRDFRGVPARGFDGRGNFTMGIDDHTIFPEVDPNKVEKIKGMNITFVTTAETDEEAFELLKNLGMPFKRKR, from the coding sequence ATGTCCTGGCTCAAGCAATACTACGAAGAAGAGGTTGTTCCAAAGCTTATGGAAAAATTTGGTTATAAAAACAAACTTGAAGTACCCCGTCTGAAAAAAATTGTCCTTAATATGGGTTTAGGGGAGGCGGTTCAAAATCCCAAAATTATAGACCAGGCAGTAGAAGAACTCGCTATTATTGCTGGTCAACGGCCAAGCATTAGAAGGGCGAGGAAATCTATTGCTGCGTTTAAGTTGCGTGAAGGTATGCCTATTGGAGTAATGGTTACCTTGCGCAAAAACCGCATGTATGATTTTTTTACTCGCTTGGTCAACGTGGCTTTGCCTCGGGTGAGAGATTTTCGCGGTGTTCCTGCTCGGGGTTTTGACGGGCGAGGTAACTTTACCATGGGAATCGATGATCATACTATTTTCCCTGAAGTTGACCCAAATAAAGTAGAAAAAATTAAAGGTATGAACATAACTTTTGTAACTACTGCGGAGACAGACGAAGAGGCTTTTGAGCTTCTTAAAAATTTAGGTATGCCTTTTAAACGCAAGAGATAG
- a CDS encoding type Z 30S ribosomal protein S14, with protein sequence MPRKAQIVKALREPKFRVRKRNRCSICGRARAYIRRFGLCRICFRNLASQGKIPGVRKASW encoded by the coding sequence ATGCCGCGTAAAGCGCAGATTGTAAAAGCTTTGAGAGAGCCCAAGTTTAGAGTGCGCAAGCGCAATAGGTGTTCTATTTGTGGCCGGGCCCGGGCTTACATACGCCGTTTTGGTCTTTGTCGTATTTGTTTTAGGAATCTTGCTTCTCAAGGCAAAATTCCTGGTGTAAGAAAAGCCAGTTGGTAA
- the rpsH gene encoding 30S ribosomal protein S8, with protein MMTDPIADMLARIRNACQVHHKTVEVPASKMKLAIAKILKEEGYIEDFRFIPEGPQGKIEITLKYDEQKRPVIAGMKKVSKPGRRIYVKKEDLPQVLGGFGIAIISTSQGIMTDKEARKRGIGGEVICEVW; from the coding sequence ATGATGACAGATCCAATTGCTGATATGCTGGCTCGCATTCGGAATGCTTGTCAGGTGCACCATAAAACGGTAGAGGTGCCGGCGTCTAAAATGAAGCTGGCCATTGCTAAGATTTTGAAAGAAGAAGGCTATATTGAAGATTTCCGTTTTATTCCTGAAGGACCTCAGGGCAAGATCGAGATAACATTAAAATATGACGAGCAGAAACGTCCTGTTATTGCCGGCATGAAAAAGGTTTCAAAACCTGGGCGCCGAATTTACGTCAAAAAAGAAGATTTACCCCAAGTTTTAGGCGGTTTTGGCATAGCCATAATTTCTACCTCTCAGGGTATTATGACAGACAAAGAGGCCCGTAAACGGGGTATTGGTGGCGAAGTTATTTGTGAAGTTTGGTAG
- the rplF gene encoding 50S ribosomal protein L6 has protein sequence MLSRIGRKPIPLPDGVKVEIKEDKIIVQGPKGRLEKPRPPLVEIKVEDKEVKVLPAEVQKRLATKVKAFHGLARALLNNWVVGVYKGFTKSLDIVGLGYKADLKGDTLILSVGYSHPVEFKLPKGVSAKVQRGAGDVQFQIILEGIDKELVGQTAANIRKIRPPEPYKGKGIRYTGEKILRKAGKGGKK, from the coding sequence ATGCTTTCACGTATTGGGAGAAAACCTATTCCTCTGCCTGATGGAGTAAAGGTGGAGATAAAAGAAGATAAGATTATTGTACAAGGTCCTAAGGGGAGACTTGAGAAGCCACGTCCACCCCTAGTAGAAATAAAAGTTGAGGACAAGGAAGTAAAGGTACTTCCTGCTGAAGTCCAAAAACGTCTGGCCACCAAGGTAAAGGCATTTCATGGCCTGGCCAGAGCTTTGCTGAATAATTGGGTAGTGGGAGTTTATAAGGGTTTTACCAAGTCTCTGGATATAGTCGGTCTCGGTTATAAAGCGGACCTGAAAGGTGATACTCTAATTTTAAGTGTAGGTTATTCTCATCCGGTAGAATTTAAATTACCTAAAGGCGTTTCCGCAAAGGTCCAGCGTGGGGCTGGAGATGTTCAGTTTCAGATAATTCTTGAAGGTATAGATAAAGAACTTGTAGGGCAAACAGCAGCAAATATTCGCAAAATTAGGCCTCCTGAGCCTTATAAGGGCAAGGGGATTCGTTACACTGGTGAAAAAATACTACGTAAAGCCGGAAAAGGCGGAAAGAAATAG
- the rplR gene encoding 50S ribosomal protein L18 has translation MGRTSKKVLARLRRKRRVRKKIFGTPERPRLSVFRSCKHIYAQIIDDVHGKTLVAASSLTPQIREKVLEAKKEGGKTAAAKVVGEFLGQRALEAGIKKVVFDRSGYKYHGRVKALADGARAAGLEF, from the coding sequence ATGGGAAGAACGAGCAAAAAGGTATTGGCACGGCTTAGGAGAAAACGTCGCGTAAGAAAAAAGATTTTCGGTACACCCGAAAGACCGCGGTTATCGGTTTTTCGTTCTTGTAAACATATTTATGCCCAAATAATTGACGATGTTCATGGAAAGACTTTGGTAGCAGCGTCTTCTCTCACCCCTCAGATTAGGGAAAAGGTCCTTGAGGCCAAGAAAGAAGGCGGTAAGACTGCTGCTGCCAAAGTAGTAGGAGAATTTTTAGGGCAACGAGCCCTAGAGGCAGGGATAAAGAAGGTGGTTTTTGACAGAAGCGGCTATAAATATCATGGTCGCGTAAAGGCCCTGGCTGATGGGGCCCGAGCCGCTGGTTTAGAGTTTTAA
- the rpsE gene encoding 30S ribosomal protein S5 — translation MVASPKENEQLIEKIIFINRVAKVHKGGRRFRFSALVVVGDGAGRIGYGLGKAPEVPDAIRKALEKARKNMIKVPVINGTIPHPILGIYGAAQVLLKPGPPGTGVIAGGTVRAIMDAVGIKDVVTKCIRSTNPHNVVKATFKALESLQDPEYVAKKRNLPKEEVVGEGHGEAA, via the coding sequence TTGGTGGCATCACCTAAAGAAAACGAACAGTTAATAGAGAAGATAATTTTTATAAATCGTGTGGCTAAGGTCCACAAAGGTGGGCGGCGCTTTCGGTTTTCTGCTCTGGTAGTAGTGGGAGATGGTGCCGGACGTATCGGATATGGCTTAGGTAAGGCCCCAGAGGTGCCAGATGCCATTCGTAAGGCCTTAGAAAAGGCCCGCAAAAATATGATAAAAGTACCCGTAATAAATGGCACCATTCCGCATCCTATTTTAGGTATTTACGGTGCTGCTCAGGTACTTCTTAAGCCGGGACCTCCAGGTACTGGAGTTATTGCCGGGGGTACGGTTCGAGCCATCATGGACGCAGTGGGCATTAAAGACGTGGTAACCAAGTGTATTAGAAGTACCAATCCACATAATGTGGTTAAGGCTACTTTTAAGGCCCTTGAAAGTTTACAGGATCCTGAATATGTAGCCAAAAAGCGTAATCTTCCTAAAGAAGAAGTGGTAGGTGAAGGCCATGGCGAAGCAGCTTAA
- the rpmD gene encoding 50S ribosomal protein L30, giving the protein MAKQLKITLVRSKYGWSKKQRGTIAALGLRRIRHTVVKPDNPCIRGMIEKVKHLVKVEEIDG; this is encoded by the coding sequence ATGGCGAAGCAGCTTAAGATTACTTTAGTGCGTAGCAAATATGGGTGGTCTAAAAAGCAGAGAGGAACTATTGCGGCTTTAGGTTTGAGGCGAATTCGCCACACAGTAGTAAAGCCGGATAATCCTTGCATTCGTGGAATGATTGAAAAAGTAAAACATTTAGTAAAAGTGGAGGAGATCGATGGCTGA
- the rplO gene encoding 50S ribosomal protein L15, with the protein MSLSNLSPFPGSKKKEKRVGRGPGSGHGKTASKGHKGQKARTGGGVPPWFEGGQMPILRRLPKRGFKNPFRVEYAVINVGDLAKRFAAGDEVTPEILRQAKILKGSPKPLKILGDGEISIAIKVKCHAISKSAKEKIEAAGGSVEIISL; encoded by the coding sequence ATCAGCCTTTCCAATTTATCCCCTTTTCCGGGGTCTAAGAAAAAAGAAAAAAGAGTGGGACGTGGTCCAGGCTCTGGCCATGGTAAGACGGCTTCTAAAGGCCACAAAGGGCAAAAAGCACGTACTGGTGGTGGAGTGCCACCGTGGTTTGAAGGCGGCCAGATGCCAATACTCAGGCGTTTACCAAAAAGAGGTTTTAAGAATCCTTTTAGAGTGGAATATGCCGTTATCAATGTTGGGGATTTGGCCAAAAGATTTGCCGCTGGTGATGAGGTAACTCCTGAAATTTTACGCCAGGCTAAAATTCTTAAGGGTTCTCCTAAGCCTCTTAAAATCCTGGGAGATGGGGAAATATCTATAGCTATTAAGGTTAAGTGCCACGCTATTTCCAAGTCAGCTAAAGAAAAGATTGAAGCTGCAGGTGGCTCTGTAGAGATCATCTCCCTTTAG
- the secY gene encoding preprotein translocase subunit SecY, with protein sequence MLQSRGVETLANIPELRRRILFLLAALAIYRVAVQIPTPGINTLALAALFDRAGGTIFGFLDMFSGGALRRLSICALGIMPYISASIILQLLTVVFPSIKEMQKEGPEGRRKIAYYTRYLTVAICLIQGFGIAVGLERMTAPNGDPIVLFPGWGFKILTMITLTAGTIFLMWLGEQITEHGIGNGISMLIFAGIVAGIPGALIRTFRLVKTGELSPVVLILILALIIAVVAFTVFMERAQRRIPIHYARRQVGRQIVGGQTTYLPLKVNMAGVIPPIFASSVLMFPATIANFVPLEFFQKMTHWFQPGSLLYEILFVVLIIFFCYFYTAIIFNPQEVAENLQKQGGFIPGIRPGRATAEFLDKVLTRLTLIGALYISAICVLPTILIKEFNVPFYFGGTALLIVVGVAMDTMAQIEAHLLTRHYDGLMKQGRLRGRGR encoded by the coding sequence ATGTTGCAATCTAGAGGTGTAGAAACTCTTGCCAATATTCCAGAGTTGCGCCGCAGGATACTTTTTCTCCTGGCGGCGCTTGCTATTTATAGAGTGGCTGTCCAAATTCCTACCCCTGGTATAAATACCTTGGCATTAGCTGCTCTATTTGATCGGGCTGGAGGAACAATATTCGGTTTTTTGGATATGTTTTCAGGAGGTGCTCTAAGGCGGCTTTCCATTTGTGCCCTTGGCATAATGCCCTACATTAGCGCCTCGATTATTTTACAACTACTTACCGTTGTTTTCCCGTCTATAAAAGAGATGCAAAAAGAGGGGCCTGAAGGACGCCGGAAAATAGCCTATTATACTCGATATCTCACGGTAGCTATTTGTTTGATTCAGGGCTTTGGAATTGCCGTCGGTCTTGAACGAATGACTGCTCCTAATGGAGATCCTATTGTCCTTTTTCCTGGCTGGGGATTTAAAATACTTACTATGATAACGTTGACTGCTGGTACTATTTTTCTTATGTGGCTTGGTGAACAAATAACTGAACACGGGATTGGAAATGGTATCTCCATGTTGATTTTTGCCGGTATTGTGGCGGGTATCCCAGGCGCTTTGATCAGGACTTTTCGTTTAGTTAAAACCGGCGAACTTTCTCCTGTGGTCTTGATTCTTATTTTGGCTTTAATAATAGCTGTAGTTGCTTTTACTGTTTTCATGGAACGGGCCCAGAGGCGCATTCCTATCCATTACGCGCGAAGGCAGGTGGGTCGTCAAATAGTAGGTGGCCAGACAACTTATTTGCCGCTTAAAGTTAACATGGCTGGAGTTATCCCTCCTATTTTTGCTTCGTCTGTGCTTATGTTCCCAGCTACTATAGCTAATTTTGTTCCTCTTGAATTTTTTCAAAAAATGACTCACTGGTTTCAGCCAGGAAGCCTTCTTTATGAAATATTGTTTGTGGTTTTAATTATTTTCTTCTGTTATTTCTATACGGCTATTATCTTTAATCCCCAAGAAGTAGCAGAGAATCTTCAGAAACAAGGTGGTTTTATTCCTGGTATAAGGCCGGGTAGAGCTACGGCAGAATTTTTAGATAAAGTACTTACTAGGCTTACGTTGATAGGAGCACTATATATTTCAGCTATTTGTGTTTTACCCACTATTTTGATAAAAGAGTTTAACGTACCTTTTTATTTTGGAGGAACCGCCCTTCTCATTGTAGTTGGTGTGGCTATGGATACCATGGCCCAAATTGAGGCCCATCTTTTGACCAGACATTATGATGGGCTTATGAAGCAAGGGCGTTTACGTGGTCGAGGGCGGTAA
- a CDS encoding adenylate kinase produces the protein MNIVFLGPPGAGKGTQAKMIAEKFGIPQISTGDMFREHLSKGTELGKKAKEYMDKGALVPDEIVLGMVEERLKQPDCEKGFILDGFPRTVPQAEALDKLLEKLGKKIDYAILIDVPDEELVKRLTGRRTCKKCGMMYHVMFKPPKEEGKCDVCGGELYQRADDNEETVRNRLKVYHEQTEPIIEYYEKKGVLHRIDGMGSIDEIFNRIVKLLGG, from the coding sequence ATGAATATAGTCTTTTTAGGACCACCAGGGGCAGGCAAAGGTACACAGGCTAAAATGATTGCTGAAAAGTTTGGTATCCCGCAGATTTCTACGGGAGACATGTTTCGTGAACACCTTTCTAAGGGTACAGAACTTGGTAAAAAAGCCAAGGAATACATGGATAAAGGTGCTCTTGTTCCTGACGAAATTGTTTTGGGGATGGTGGAAGAGCGTCTTAAACAGCCTGATTGTGAAAAAGGTTTTATTTTAGATGGTTTCCCCCGCACAGTACCTCAGGCCGAAGCTTTAGATAAGCTTCTTGAAAAACTTGGTAAAAAGATAGATTATGCCATTTTAATTGATGTTCCTGACGAAGAGTTGGTAAAACGTCTTACAGGGCGCCGCACTTGCAAGAAATGTGGCATGATGTATCATGTAATGTTTAAACCGCCCAAGGAAGAAGGCAAGTGTGACGTGTGCGGCGGAGAGCTTTATCAACGAGCGGACGATAATGAAGAGACTGTTCGTAACCGTTTAAAGGTTTATCACGAACAAACTGAGCCTATAATTGAGTATTACGAAAAGAAAGGAGTCCTTCACCGCATTGACGGTATGGGCTCTATTGACGAAATATTTAATCGTATTGTTAAATTACTTGGCGGGTAA
- the map gene encoding type I methionyl aminopeptidase: MKVTRGPAKIKLRAPWEIDLLRKANAIVAEVLLTLKEKIVPGITAWDLNRIAEEIALKRGARPAFKGYRGYPFSLCVSVNEEIVHGLPLKEKVLKEGDIVSFDFGTIYEGYYGDAALTVAVGEVSEEAQRLMEVTEKALYKAIEKARVGNRVGDISAAVQNYVEKKGFNVIRDFVGHGIGESLHEPPEVPNFGRRGKGPRLMAGMVIAIEPMVVTGSYEVEILPDGWTAITKDRGLAAHYEHSVVITPKGPEILSKI; this comes from the coding sequence ATGAAAGTAACCAGGGGGCCAGCGAAGATTAAGCTTCGAGCTCCCTGGGAAATAGATTTATTGCGCAAAGCAAACGCTATTGTTGCGGAAGTTTTATTGACTTTAAAAGAAAAGATAGTCCCAGGAATTACGGCCTGGGATTTAAATCGTATAGCTGAAGAGATTGCTTTAAAAAGGGGAGCCCGCCCGGCTTTTAAGGGGTATAGGGGCTACCCCTTTAGTTTGTGTGTTTCAGTGAATGAAGAAATTGTACATGGATTACCTTTAAAAGAAAAGGTTTTAAAAGAAGGTGATATAGTTAGTTTTGATTTTGGCACTATTTATGAAGGTTATTACGGGGACGCGGCGTTAACCGTAGCGGTAGGTGAGGTCAGCGAAGAGGCCCAAAGGCTTATGGAAGTTACAGAAAAGGCCTTATATAAAGCGATTGAAAAGGCGAGAGTAGGAAATCGAGTGGGAGATATTTCGGCAGCGGTACAAAATTATGTGGAAAAGAAGGGGTTTAATGTCATTCGTGATTTTGTAGGGCACGGTATAGGAGAGTCTCTTCATGAGCCACCAGAAGTGCCCAATTTTGGCCGTAGAGGTAAAGGGCCTCGTTTGATGGCGGGTATGGTAATAGCTATTGAGCCCATGGTAGTTACCGGGAGTTATGAAGTAGAAATTTTGCCAGATGGCTGGACAGCGATTACTAAAGACCGTGGGCTTGCGGCTCATTACGAACATTCTGTGGTAATAACGCCTAAAGGTCCGGAAATTTTATCAAAAATTTAA
- the infA gene encoding translation initiation factor IF-1, translating into MPKEEAIQVEGTVVEALPNAMFRVELENGHKVLAHISGKMRVHYIRILPGDKVIVELSPYDLTRGRIVYRGTKKDRKKG; encoded by the coding sequence ATGCCGAAAGAAGAGGCCATTCAGGTAGAAGGGACAGTTGTAGAGGCCTTACCAAACGCTATGTTTCGAGTTGAACTTGAGAATGGCCATAAGGTTTTGGCTCATATTTCCGGGAAGATGAGGGTTCATTATATTCGTATCCTTCCCGGAGACAAAGTAATAGTTGAGCTTTCGCCCTACGATTTGACGAGAGGGCGAATTGTTTATCGTGGAACCAAAAAAGACCGCAAGAAAGGTTAG
- the rpmJ gene encoding 50S ribosomal protein L36 has product MKVQASVKKRCRKCKIIKRRGVVRIICENPRHKQRQG; this is encoded by the coding sequence ATGAAGGTGCAAGCATCAGTTAAAAAAAGATGTCGTAAGTGCAAGATTATTAAAAGGCGAGGAGTTGTGCGTATTATTTGTGAAAATCCTCGTCATAAACAGAGACAAGGTTAA
- the rpsM gene encoding 30S ribosomal protein S13 encodes MPRIAGVDIPDNKSIEIALTYIYGIGRTLAQKVLTKAGVDWNKKTKDLTEEELTKIRHIVEREYKVEGDLRREVSANIKRLMDMGCYRGLRHRMGLPVRGQSTRSNARTRKGPRPSSLRGRRKK; translated from the coding sequence GTGCCTAGGATAGCCGGAGTTGATATTCCAGATAACAAGTCTATCGAGATAGCCCTTACCTATATTTATGGTATAGGGCGGACGCTGGCCCAGAAAGTTTTAACTAAGGCAGGAGTGGATTGGAATAAAAAAACTAAAGATCTTACCGAAGAAGAGCTTACTAAAATTCGTCATATCGTAGAACGTGAGTATAAAGTTGAAGGTGATTTGAGACGCGAAGTTTCGGCCAATATTAAGCGTCTTATGGATATGGGGTGTTACCGTGGTCTGAGACACCGTATGGGGCTTCCGGTGCGTGGCCAGAGTACCAGGTCTAATGCTCGTACAAGAAAAGGGCCGCGTCCATCTTCATTACGCGGCAGACGTAAAAAGTAA
- the rpsK gene encoding 30S ribosomal protein S11, protein MARRRRAKGKKREKKNIPEGIAHIHATFNNTIVTITDKQGNTVAWASGGTEGFKGSRKGTPYAAQLAAQAAARRAMEQGMRKVAVFVKGPGAGREAALRALQAAGFQITMIKDVTPIPHDGCRPPKKRRI, encoded by the coding sequence ATGGCAAGACGTCGTAGAGCAAAAGGTAAAAAGCGCGAAAAGAAGAACATTCCTGAGGGAATTGCCCACATTCATGCTACTTTTAATAACACTATTGTTACCATTACAGATAAACAAGGTAACACGGTAGCCTGGGCTAGCGGTGGTACCGAAGGTTTTAAGGGTTCTCGTAAAGGTACACCTTATGCGGCTCAGCTTGCTGCCCAAGCAGCAGCACGCCGGGCTATGGAGCAGGGAATGAGAAAAGTAGCCGTTTTTGTAAAAGGTCCTGGAGCGGGACGAGAGGCGGCCTTGCGGGCTCTTCAAGCGGCTGGTTTTCAGATTACGATGATTAAAGACGTTACCCCTATTCCTCATGATGGGTGTCGTCCGCCAAAGAAGAGAAGAATTTAA